In the Mytilus galloprovincialis chromosome 10, xbMytGall1.hap1.1, whole genome shotgun sequence genome, one interval contains:
- the LOC143048761 gene encoding uncharacterized protein LOC143048761 translates to MNQECQELKVKILDQSNQEIMLEIKQSQEEMKELRRTMDIENSTIKENLRDLQDSHSTLQTEHSSTTKKLIDLKDSHSTLLIEHSKVTDILKDPIPWNIREQINEELENWKKDDKTFIETNGAKCVLKCIKENGCVVVTASSGSGKSSLVRHVALQMQNEGYEILPVSNPKEIIKLYNPIKKILFVVDDFCGTYSLNPMKFENWKNLREKIKALVEKKPVKLIMSCRLQVYHDRQMEALSFFQGCECNLLSADLCLSRTEKQSIAEFYLKTNASEISELYDMFDCFPLLCQLYSKNLKLNIVNFFTNPFTVYKEEIDKLQTEGAHVKYCALALCVMFNNQLKEEWLTEDVDENIKTIIKNTYEACKVLEGTSRLVLRDELDSLTHTYIRKDGEVYRTIHDKLFDFLAFYFGSVMIYCLIKNANSRFIRERFSFERKSNNDEFTIIVPTRYQQGYINRMVDDWSKGKVQDVFCNINMVNCIFRQQFLLHIQSLAISQQKQLASSYDIYNKSTSLIQCCFIGDIDLVKWCIQHCISNVNYCRTDNVSPLYMASAYGYTKVVQMLINKKADINKCKDTGASPLYTACEGGHIEADINKCTDNGASPLYIACYQVHTEVVQMLINNKADINKCIDTGESPLYIACQEGHTEVVQMLINNKADINKCTDNGASPLYIACQNGHTEVVQILINNKADINKCTDNEGSPLYIACQEGHTEVVQMLINNKADINKCDNDGASPLCIACQNGHTEVVQMLINNKADINKCIDTGKSPLYIACQNGHTEVVQMLINNKADINKCEDTGASPLYIACQEGHTEVVQMLINNKADINKCADTRASPLYIACQNRHTEVVQMLINNKADINKCIDTGESPLYIACQSGHTEVVQILINNKADINKCTDNGASPLYIACQEGHTEVVQMLINNKADIYKCDDRDSGESPIFIACYRGHTEIVDFLLKHKADCNLKWEGLTPLGIARRENHTNIVYLLEKLNKQSI, encoded by the exons ATGAATCAAGAGTGTCAAGAGCTAAAAGTGAAAATATTAGATCAGTCTAACCAGGAAATTATGCTGGAAATCAAACAATCACAGGAAGAAATGAAGGAACTGAGACGAACAATGGACATTGAAAACTCAACCATCAAGGAAAATCTTAGAGATTTGCAAGATTCCCACAGTACATTGCAAACAGAACACTCAAGCACTACCAAAAAGCTGATAGATCTGAAAGATTCCCATAGTACTTTACTAATTGAACACTCAAAAGTCACAGAtattttaaaagacccaataccATGGAACATAAGAG AACAAATTAATGAGGAATtagaaaattggaaaaaagaTGACAAAACATTTATAGAAACAAACGGAgcaaaatgtgtattaaagtgcATTAAAGAAAATGGTTGTGTTGTTGTCACAGCAAGTTCTGGTAGTGGAAAATCATCATTGGTGCGTCACGTGGCTTTACAGATGCAAAATGAAGGATATGAGATTTTACCAGTATCAAATCCTAAGGAAATCATCAAGTTGTACAATCCAATTAAGAAGATACTGTTTGTTGTGGATGATTTTTGTGGAACATATAGTTTAAATCCAATGAAGTTTGAAAACTGGAAAAATCTGAGAGAAAAAATTAAAGCTTTAGTAGAAAAGAAACCAGTTAAGTTAATTATGTCTTGTAGACTACAAGTTTATCATGATAGGCAGATGGAAGCGTTATCATTCTTTCAAGGGTGTGAATGTAATCTCCTGTCTGCAGATTTGTGTTTATCTAGAACAGAAAAACAATCCATTGCTGAATTTTACCTGAAAACAAACGCTTCTGAGATCAGTGAATTATATGACATGTTTGACTGTTTCCCTCTTTTGTGTCAATTGTACAGCAAAAATCTAAAACTAAACATTGTAAATTTCTTTACAAATCCATTTACAGTTTACAAAGAAGAGATAGATAAATTACAGACAGAGGGAGCACATGTCAAATACTGTGCACTTGCTCTATGTGTAATGTTTAACAATCAGTTGAAGGAAGAATGGCTTACTGAAGATGTAGATGAAAacatcaaaacaattataaagaaCACATATGAAGCTTGTAAAGTGTTGGAAGGGACGTCACGATTGGTTTTACGTGATGAGCTGGATTCACTTACACATACATATATCAGAAAGGATGGTGAAGTCTACAGAACTATTCATGATAAACTGTTTGACTTTCTTGCTTTTTACTTTGGCAGTGTGatgatttattgtttaattaaaaatgcTAACAGTCGTTTTATTCGTGAAAGGttttcatttgaaagaaaaagcAATAATGATGAATTTACAATTATTGTACCAACGAGATATCAGCAAGGGTATATAAACCGAATGGTAGATGACTGGTCAAAAGGAAAGGTACAAGATGTCTTCTGTAACATCAATATGGTCAATTGTATCTTCAGACAACAATTCCTTCTACATATACAAAGCTTAGCCATATCACAACAAAAACAATTGGCCAGTTCATATGACATTTATAACAAAAGTACTTCATTGATACAGTGTTGTTTTATAGGAGATATTGATCTGGTCAAATGGTGTATTCAACATTGTATCAGTAATGTTAACTATTGTCGTACTGATAATGTATCACCTTTATACATGGCATCTGCATATGGATATACtaaagtagttcagatgttaataaacaaaaaGGCAGATATTAATAAGTGTAAAGATACtggagcatcacctctgtacaCTGCTTGTGAAGGAGGACATattgaa gcagacattaataagtgcaCAGATAAtggagcatcacctctgtacattgcttgttaccaagtacatactgaagtagttcagatgttaattaacaataaggcagacattaataagtgtatagatactggagaatcacctctgtacattgcttgtcaggaaggacatactgaagtagttcagatgttaataaacaataaggcagacattaataagtgtacagATAAtggagcatcacctctgtacattgcttgtcagaatggacatactgaagtagttcagattttaataaacaataaggcagacattaataagtgtacagATAATGAAggatcacctctgtacattgcttgtcaggaaggacatactgaagtagttcagatgttgatcaacaataaggcagacattaataagtgtgataATGATGGAGCATCACCTCTGTGCATTGCctgtcagaatggacatactgaagtagttcagatgttaattaacaataaggcagacattaataagtgtataGATACTGGAaaatcacctctgtacattgcttgtcagaatggacatactgaagtagttcagatgttaataaacaataaggcagacattaataagtgtgaaGATACtggagcatcacctctgtacattgcttgtcaggaaggacatactgaagtagttcagatgttaataaacaataaggcagacattaataagtgtgcaGATACTAgagcatcacctctgtacattgcttgtcagaatagacatactgaagtagttcagatgttaataaacaataaggcagacattaataagtgtatagatactggagaatcacctctgtacattgcttgtcagagtggacatactgaagtagttcagattttaataaacaataaggcagacattaataagtgtacagATAAtggagcatcacctctgtacattgcttgtcaggaaggacatactgaagtagttcagatgttaataaacaataaggcagacatttaTAAGTGTGATGATAGAGATTCTGGAGAATCCCCAATATTTATAGCATGTTATAGAGGCCATACAGAGattgttgattttttattgaaacataaaGCAGACTGTAACCTTAAATGGGAAGGACTTACACCATTAGGTATTGCTAGGAGAGAAAACCAtacaaatattgtatatttattggaGAAATTGAACAAACAATCAATATAA